A single Brienomyrus brachyistius isolate T26 chromosome 11, BBRACH_0.4, whole genome shotgun sequence DNA region contains:
- the crispld2 gene encoding cysteine-rich secretory protein LCCL domain-containing 2 codes for MNIAVTCFAALVLLALVTSDGAALYLPDSPELQRLMSRYQEEMELNHTAPSRSRRAIPWSDREEILKLHNKLRGEVYPTASNMEYMVWDEELERSATYWAEECIWDHGPQDLLMSIGQNLAVHWGRYRSPAYHVQAWYDEVKDYTYPYPHECNPWCPERCSGPMCTHYTQLVWATTSRVGCAVHICPAMNVWGEIWENAVYLVCNYSPKGNWIGEAPYQHGRPCSQCPPSYGGVCRDNLCYKEDAQVPQQPETEDMNEVERPQVPVQDRTTTTKPAPRPPPKPSAPKKTPSSKSASTTYLAQKIKCETKMRDKCRGATCNRYQCPANCLRSKAKVWGTLFYDVQSSICRAAIHSGAIDNNGGLVDITRKDNLPFFVKATKNEIESLSKYKPGNAFVVARVERQSIDCYATVAEICPFGKTTTNCPRVLCPDGCKDQPSYWAPVFGNNIYLDSSSICRAAIHAGAIKASGGYVDILALANKKTYMGTLKNGIQSESKRNMEGNSFRVFAVRE; via the exons ATGAATATCGCTGTTACCTGCTTCGCTGCCCTTGTCCTGCTGGCCCTTGTGACCTCTGACGGAGCTGCCCTCTACCTGCCCGACTCTCCTGAGCTCCAGCGGCTGATGAGCCGGTACCAGGAGGAGATGGAGCTGAACCACACGGCGCCCAGCCGGTCCCGCCGGGCCATCCCCTGGTCTGACCGCGAGGAGATCCTCAAGCTGCACAACAAGCTCCGTGGGGAGGTGTACCCCACTGCCTCCAACATGGAGTACATG GTGTGGGATGAGGAGCTGGAGCGTTCAGCCACATACTGGGCGGAGGAGTGCATCTGGGACCACGGCCCCCAGGACCTGCTGATGTCCATAGGCCAGAACCTGGCGGTCCACTGGGGCCG GTACCGCTCCCCGGCCTACCACGTGCAGGCCTGGTACGACGAGGTGAAGGACTACACCTACCCGTACCCCCACGAGTGTAACCCCTGGTGTCCCGAGCGCTGCTCCGGGCCAATGTGCACGCACTACACCCAG CTGGTTTGGGCTACCACCAGCCGGGTTGGCTGTGCTGTCCACATCTGCCCCGCCATGAACGTCTGGGGCGAGATCTGGGAAAATGCTGTCTACCTGGTCTGCAACTACTCACCCAA GGGCAATTGGATCGGAGAGGCTCCCTATCAACACGGGCGcccctgttcccagtgcccccccAGTTATGGAGGTGTCTGCCGGGATAACCTCTGCTACAAAG AGGATGCCCAAGTGCCGCAGCAGCCCGAGACGGAGGACATGAACGAAGTGGAGAGGCCTCAGGTGCCGGTCCAAGACCGCACCACAACCACGAAGCCAGCGCCCAGACCTCCGCCCAAGCCGTCCGCGCCAAAGAAGACTCCGTCATCCAAATCTGCCAGCACCACCTACTTGG CACAGAAAATCAAGTGTGAGACCAAGATGCGTGATAAATGCAGAGGAGCAACTTGTAACAG GTATCAGTGTCCAGCCAACTGCCTACGCAGCAAAGCCAAAGTGTGGGGGACGCTCTTCTACGACGTG CAATCGAGTATCTGCCGCGCCGCCATCCATTCTGGCGCCATCGACAACAACGGGGGCCTGGTGGACATCACCAGGAAGGACAACCTGCCGTTCTTCGTCAAGGCCACCAAGAATGAGATAGAGAGCCTCAG CAAATACAAACCAGGCAATGCATTTGTGGTTGCAAGAGTGGAAA GACAGTCGATTGACTGTTATGCCACGGTGGCTGAGATCTGCCCCTTCGGAAAGACGACCACTAACTGCCCAAG GGTCCTCTGCCCTGACGGCTGCAAGGACCAGCCATCTTACTGGGCACCGGTGTTTGGGAACAACATATATTTAGAT agcTCCAGTATCTGCCGGGCAGCTATTCATGCTGGAGCGATCAAAGCCAGCGGGGGCTATGTGGACATCCTGGCCCTGGCAAATAAGAAGACCTACATGGGAACACTGAAGAACGGAATCCAGTCAGAGAG TAAGAGGAATATGGAGGGGAATTCTTTCCGCGTCTTCGCTGTGAGGGAGTAG